A single genomic interval of Salmo trutta chromosome 13, fSalTru1.1, whole genome shotgun sequence harbors:
- the LOC115205745 gene encoding E3 ubiquitin-protein ligase TRIM39-like produces MTSGSFFQEEDFLCPVCFDIFRDPVVVPCSHSACKTCMEEYWKHKDYQECPVCRKRSSMPFPAVSLTLKRLCEGFLQERSSRDTEPGSERLCGQHKEKLKLFCLEDEQPVCLVCRDSRRHTGHKFCPIDEVIQNQQERVKAELEPLKEKLRLYTESKLTCSQTEKYIMTQAAETHREIKKEFQHLHQLLVKEEEARINALMEEEKEKTRMVKEKTKEISTIISTLSDKIQAVEENLEGDHVTFLQRYKAILHKARDQDTVPDPQLVSGALIVVAKHLGNLQFRVWEKMQEDMKYYPVTLDPNTAHPDVLVYPDMVTFRSRNSGEREEMETPVPDTPERFNLYEGILGSEGFDSGTHTWDVEVRNEYLQRYGYSSDWALGVVEESVSRKGVIEKGGWRLEQHGGVYTARSVPESPITLLLKLRQEPSRIRVTLDWDGGTLTFSDPHYKEHLHTFTHTFTEKVFPYLSNGCKTFTLRILPVKVHAAAEQPS; encoded by the exons ATGACCTCCGGTTCCTTCTTCCAAGAAGAGGATTTCCTCTGTCCTGTGTGTTTTGATATCTTCAGGGATCCTGTGGTTGTCCCTTGCAGCCACAGTGCCTGTAAGACCTGCATGGAGGAATACTGGAAGCATAAAGACTATCAGGAGTGTCCAGTCTGCAGGAAGAGATCCTCCATGCCTTTCCCAGCGGTCAGCCTCACTCTGAAGAGGCTGTGTGAGGGATTCCTACAG GAGAGAAGCTCCAGAGATACCGAGCCTGGGTCTGAGAGGCTCTGTGGTCAACATAAAGAGAAACTCAAGCTCTTCTGTCTGGAGGATGAACAGCCTGTCTGTTTGGTGTGTCGTGACTCAAGACGACACACAGGACACAAGTTCTGTCCCATAGATGAAGTTATCCAGAACCagcag GAGAGAGTAAAGGCTGAACTGGAGCCCCTGAAGGAGAAGCTGAGACTTTACACTGAATCCAAACTAACCTGTAGTCAAACAGAAAAATACATCATG ACACAGGCCGCAGAGACACACAGGGAAATCAAGAAAGAGTTTCAACATCTTCATCAGCTTCTCGTAAAGGAAGAGGAGGCCAGGATAAACGCTCtgatggaggaagagaaggagaagacTAGGATGGTAAAGGAGAAGACTAAAGAGATAAGCACCATAATTTCAACTCTTTCAGACAAGATCCAAGCTGTAGAGGAGAATCTAGAGGGTGACCATGTTACCTTTCTGCAAAGATACAAGGCCATTCTACACAAGGCCAG GGACCAGGACACGGTGCCTGATCCACAGCTGGTCTCAGGAGCGCTGATAGTGGTGGCCAAACACCTGGGAAACCTGCAGTTCAGAGTCTGGGAGAAGATGCAGGAAGATATGAAATACT ATCCGGTGACTCTGGACCCCAACACGGCCCATCCAGACGTGCTGGTGTACCCCGATATGGTCACATTCAGATCCAGAAACTccggggagagagaagagatggagacgCCGGTTCCTGACACCCCAGAGAGGTTCAACCTCTATGAAGGAATCCTGGGCTCTGAGGGCTTCGATTCGGGGACACACACCTGGGACGTAGAAGTCAGGAATGAATATCTCCAGAGATACGGCTACAGCAGTGACTGGGCCCTGGGGGTGGTAGAGGAGTCTGTGTCCAGGAAGGGCGTGATAGAGAAGGGAGGCTGGAGATTAGAACAACATGGAGGAGTTTACACCGCACGCTCTGTCCCCGAATCTCCCATCACCCTCTTATTAAAGCTGAGACAGGAGCCCTCAAGGATCAGAGTGACATTGGACTGGGACGGAGGAACGCTGACCTTCTCTGATCCGCATTACAAGGAACATctccacacgttcacacacaccttcacagaGAAAGTATTTCCGTATCTGAGCAATGGGTGTAAAACCTTTACTTTGAGGATTTTACCAGTGAAGGTCCATGCAGCAGCTGAACAGCCCAGTTAG